In Arvicola amphibius chromosome 1, mArvAmp1.2, whole genome shotgun sequence, one DNA window encodes the following:
- the Pla2g3 gene encoding LOW QUALITY PROTEIN: group 3 secretory phospholipase A2 (The sequence of the model RefSeq protein was modified relative to this genomic sequence to represent the inferred CDS: inserted 2 bases in 2 codons) has translation MGVQGVLLGMLAFLGVAPGGSLTLHWDSTSPCYLVKPIPGXPLGSLSFLGKDXQGLALFQALWDAHYRLKVCIRQDESELIRAFGVLCTREPSRHSFIHTPGPELQRALATLQSQWEACQGSEDSPTGAREKRASGQSGAPDRGHVRRRRGWTIPGTLWCGVGNSAENSSELGMFHGPDLCCREHDQCPQTISPLQFNYGIRNLRFHTISHCDCDARFQQCLRSQNDSISDIMGMAFFNVLEIPCFVLKEQEACVAWHWWGGCKAYGSVPLAHLQPRTYYNASWKAVATSPTPSPQSPDPSKLPQKRRLQQTQVDYQSTTTTTTLQTPDVASRPGMVPRAQSGVPHPGYHKGPKLQGARRVCRRLQHLDQCEHQIKPQETKFHLLNSAQMPLFHCNCTRRLARTLRLHSPPAGTSKVWELLGTTCFKLAPQLDCAEGKGCSRDHRAIKVSARHLQRFQRKRFHFWGKGADGSVAQPLGPSGTSQSFYSQCLQLTRAIWRAGGQKTFQSS, from the exons ATGGGGGTTCAGGGGGTCCTTCTGGGGATGCTGGCTTTTCTAGGGGTTGCTCCAGGGGGCTCCCTCACCCTTCACTGGGACAGTACCAGTCCCTGCTACTTGGTCAAGCCCATCCCTG AACCTCTGGGTTCCCTGAGCTTCTTGGGCAAAG GCCAAGGCCTGGCACTTTTCCAGGCCCTCTGGGATGCGCACTACAGGCTGAAGGTATGTATCAGGCAGGATGAATCTGAGCTCATCAGAGCTTTTGGGGTCCTCTGTACTCGTGAACCCTCGAGGCACTCCTTCATCCACACCCCTGGACCTGAGCTGCAGAGAGCCCTGGCCACCCTGCAGAGCCAGTGGGAGGCCTGCCAGGGGTCTGAGGATAGCCCTACAGGAGCCAGGGAGAAGCGAGCCTCAGGGCAGAGTGGAGCACCTGACAGAGGGCACGTTAGAAGGAGGAGAGGCTGGACCATTCCTGGCACGCTGTGGTGTGGAGTTGGGAACTCTGCAGAGAACTCCTCAGAGCTGG GTATGTTCCACGGCCCTGACCTCTGCTGCCGGGAACACGACCAATGCCCACAAACCATCTCACCCTTGCAGTTTAACTATGGCATCCGAAACTTACGATTCCACACCATCTCTCACTGCGACTGTGATGCCAG GTTTCAGCAATGCCTGAGGAGCCAGAATGACTCCATCTCTGACATCATGGGCATGGCCTTCTTCAACGTGCTGGAGATCCCATGCTTTGTGCTGAAGGAGCAGGAGGCCTGTGTGGCATGGCACTGGTGGGGCGG GTGCAAGGCGTATGGCTCAGTGCCCCTCGCTCACCTCCAGCCCAGGACCTACTATAATGCCTCCTGGAAGGCTGTAGCTACCTCACCTACTCCCAGCCCCCAGAGTCCAGACCCCAGCAAACTCCCCCAGAAGAGGCGCCTACAGCAGACACAAGTAGACTACCAAAgcacaaccaccaccacaacccTCCAGACCCCTGATGTTGCCTCCAGGCCTGGTATGGTTCCCAGAGCTCAGTCAGGAGTCCCCCATCCAGGCTATCACAAGGGCCCAAAACTGCAAG GTGCCCGCCGAGTCTGTCGAAGGCTTCAACACCTGGACCAGTGCGAACACCAGATCAAGCCCCAGGAAACCAAGTTCCACCTTCTCAACAGTGCCCAGATGCCCCTTTTCCATTGCAACTGCACCCGCCG TCTGGCACGTACCCTGAGGCTCCACAGCCCACCTGCCGGCACCAGCAAGGTTTGGGAGCTCCTGGGAACCACCTGCTTCAAGCTGGCCCCCCAACTCGACTGTGCTGAAGGCAAAGG CTGCTCCAGAGACCACAGGGCCATCAAGGTGTCAGCGCGGCACCTGCAGAGGTTTCAGCGGAAACGATTCCATTTCTGGGGTAAAGGTGCAGATGGGTCTGTGGCACAGCCTCTGGGGCCTTCAGGGACCTCCCAGTCATTCTACAGCCAGTGTCTACAACTAACCCGTGCAATCTGGAGAGCCGGTGGACAGAAGACATTCCAGAGCTCATAA